In the genome of Dermacentor silvarum isolate Dsil-2018 chromosome 1, BIME_Dsil_1.4, whole genome shotgun sequence, one region contains:
- the LOC119436371 gene encoding uncharacterized protein LOC119436371, with protein sequence MSYGYPQAHHQYQPPPAPGFAPPQQAPPPGYPGYPQPPPAPVAEPYFAASAPVGDTYQPPPPPGPQHLYPTQQQAGSFYVPPAQPTTVVLHEKKDDDCWKNCCLCTLCMALCCWCCSD encoded by the exons ATGAGCTACGGATACCCTCAGGCGCATCACCAGTACCAACCACCGCCGGCACCCGGATTTGCGCCTCCACAGCAGGCGCCGCCCCCCGGCTACCCTGGCTACCCGCAACCGCCGCCGGCACCCGTAGCGGAGCCCTACTTCGCGGCGTCGGCGCCAGTGGGCGACACATACCAACCaccgccgcctcccgggccccaGCACTTGTACCCGACGCAGCAGCAGGCTGGCAGTTTCTACGTGCCGCCTGCACAACCGACAACGGT GGTCTTGCACGAAAAGAAAGATGACGACTGCTGGAAGAACTGCTGCCTCTGCACGCTTTGCATGGCGCTGTGCTGTTGGTGTTGCAGTGACTGA